One stretch of Schistocerca nitens isolate TAMUIC-IGC-003100 chromosome 11, iqSchNite1.1, whole genome shotgun sequence DNA includes these proteins:
- the LOC126213298 gene encoding uncharacterized protein LOC126213298: protein MLWFYYHFDRLLMVLLPGEVSGVFLSSLLAPLSALTCKSSAATSSWPRNDVECSGIRPHRFLAFGSAEPLRLHHSRVTTPCSQLQWHVVSAGPGANLCAAPTCPSHTSQCRAIQLSSSLAPTSAPAASIVDSCSFALSSAASISLLRLSSTESHVISPCSQLQRHVGPAIPGAHLCAAPTCPSHTSQCRAIQLSSSLAPTSALAASIVDSCSFALSSAASVSLLPLSSTESHVISPCSQLQRQCQLFLVPTSALPPHIPPTLLSAGRSICPRPSPPRPPLLPASWIAAHLPHPRPPLSASSVSSTERHVISPCSQLQRHVVPAIPGAHLCAVPTCPSCTSQCRAIQLSSSLAPTSALASSIVL, encoded by the exons ATGTTGTGGTTTTATTACCATTTCGACCGGCTGCTGATGGTTTTGCTGCCTGGCGAAGTCAGTGGGGTCTTCCTATCCTCACTCCTGGCCCCCCTGTCAGCTCTCACCTGCAAGAGCTCAGCCGCCACCTCTTCGTGGCCACGAAACGACGTCGAGTGCAGTGGCATCCGCCCCCACCGATTCCTGGCATTTGGGTCGGCCGAGCCCCTCAGGCTGCACCACAGCCGTGTGACCACACCCTGCAGCCAACTGCAGTGGCATGTTGTGTCAGCTGGTCCTGGTGCCAACCTCTGCGCTGCCCCCACATGTCCCTCCCACACTTCTCAGTGCAGGGCGATCCAGCTGTCCTCGTCCCTCGCCCCCACGTCTGCCCCTGCTGCCAGCATCGTGGATAGCTGCTCTTTCGCCCTGTCCTCGGCCGCCTCTATCAGCCTCCTCCGTCTCTCTTCTACAGAGAGTCATGTGATTTCTCCCTGCAGCCAACTGCAGAGGCATGTTGGGCCAGCTATTCCTGGTGCCCAC CTCTGCGCTGCCCCCACATGTCCCTCCCACACTTCTCAGTGCAGGGCGATCCAGCTGTCCTCGTCCCTCGCCCCCACGTCTGCCCTTGCTGCCAGCATCGTGGATAGCTGCTCTTTTGCCCTGTCCTCGGCCGCCTCTGTcagcctcctccctctctcttctaCAGAGAGCCATGTGATCTCTCCCTGCAGCCAACTGCAGAGGCAGTGCCAGCTATTCCTGGTGCCCACCTCTGCGCTGCCCCCACATATCCCTCCCACACTTCTCAGTGCAGGGCGATCCATCTGTCCTCGTCCCTCGCCCCCACGTCCGCCCCTGCTGCCAGCATCGTGGATAGCTGCTCATCTGCCCCATCCTCGGCCGCCTCTATCAGCCTCCTCCGTCTCTTCTACAGAGAGGCATGTGATCTCTCCCTGCAGCCAACTGCAGAGGCATGTTGTGCCAGCTATTCCTGGTGCCCACCTCTGCGCTGTCCCCACATGTCCCTCCTGCACTTCTCAGTGCAGGGCGATCCAGCTGTCCTCGTCCCTCGCCCCCACGTCTGCCCTTGCTTCCAGCATTGTGCTGTAA